From the Planktothricoides raciborskii GIHE-MW2 genome, the window CTCAGCTTCATTGAGTTAGTATGGTAGATGCGATCGCTTCTCAGGAAACTGGCAATTTGTTGAAGACCGATTCACTAAAGTAATTAGATAAATTCTCAACAAAGGCGATCGAGGCTTTTTCCCTTAACCCAGTAAAGATGCCATGACTAAATCAAACGAAACACCAGAATCCAAAATTACTATGAACTTTAATCGTCCCGTCTCTGGAGTCGCGGGCTTTAGGGCGACCAAATAATTTATAATTGCCAAAACTTAAATGGAAAAAACGGAGCAAAGTAAAAAAATGCCTAAAAAACCAGAATTTTTTGATTGGGGTGATACTTGCAGTGATCCTTATATATTCAGTTATGATGATGAAGACGCAAAGAAATCTTTGATTGAACGAATTAAAAGAGGTCAGAAGTGGAACCTGAGTCAGGCTGACCTGAGCGGGGCTGATCTGAGCGGGGCTGACTTGAGTAAGGTTGACCTGAGTGAGGCTAACCTAAGTTGGGCTGACTTGAGTAATGCTAATCTGAGTGAGGCTAACCTAAGTTGGGCTGACTTGAGTAATGCTAACTTGAGTGATGCTAACCTGAGTAGGGTTAATTTGAGTAGAGTTAGTTTGTATATGACTAACATGAATAAAGTTAACCTGTGTATGAATAACCTGAGTGAGTTTAACCTAAGTGGGTTTAATTTAAGAGAGGCTAATCTGAGTGAGGCTAACCTGAGTGGGACTGACCTGAGTAAGGCTAATCTGAGTGAAGCTGACCTGAGTAAGGCTAATCTGAGTGAGGCTAATCTGAGTAATGCTGACCTGAGTGAAGCTAACCTGAAAGAGGCTAACCTGAAAGAGGCTAACCTGAAAGAGGCTAACCTGAGTGGGGCTAAACTGAGTCGGGCTAAACTGAGTCGGGCTAACCTGAGTGGAGCTAAACTGAGTCGGGCTAAACTGAGTCGGGCTAAACTGAGTCGGGCTAAACAGCATCTGGCTTACCTGAGTGGGGATCACCTAAGTTGGAATGACTTGAGTAATGCTGACTTGAGTAATGCTGACCTGAATGGGGCTAATCTGAATAAAGCTGACCTGAGTGGAGCTAACTTAAAAGAGGCTAAACTGAGTGGGGCTTACCTGAGAGAGGCTAATCTGAGAGAGGCTAATCTGAGTGAGGCTAATCTGAGTGAGGCTAACCTGAGTAAGGCTAATCTGAGTGAGGCTAATCTGAGTAATGCTGACCTGAGTAATGCTAATCTGAGTGAGGCTAATCTGAGTAATGCTGACCTGAGTAATGCTGACCTGAGTAATGCTAATCTGAGTGAGGCTAATCTGAGTGAGGCTAATCTGAGTAATGCTAATCTGAGTAATGCTGACCTGAGTAATGCTGACCTGAGTAATGCTGACCTGAGTGGGGCTAACTTAAAAAAGGCTAAACTGAGTGAGGCTAATTTGAGCAATGCTGACCTGAGTGGGTTTAATCTGAGTCAGGCTAACTTGAGTGGAGCTAACCTGTGTGGGGCTAACTTAAAAAAGGCTAACCTAAGTGAAGCTAATCTGAGTAAGGCTAATCTGAGTGAAACTGATCTAAGTGAACTAAGTGAAACTGATCTGAGTTGGGTTAACTTGAGTGGGGCTAACCTGAGTAAGGCTAATTTGAGTAAAACCGATTTGCGTAATGCTAATTTGAGCAAGACTGACTTAAGTGAGACTCGTTTGAATTGGGCTGACTTGAGAAAAGCTAATCTGAGTGAGGCTGACTTAAGAGGGGCTAATCTGAGTAAAACTGACTTAAGAGAGGCTGACCTGAGTAATGCTGACCTGACTGAGGCTGATTTAACAAAAGCTGATTTAAAAGGGGCTAATCTTGAAAATGCCACAGTTACTCAAGCCCGATTTGGATCTAACAAAGGTATTGATGAAGCGCTAAAAACTGCTCTCCTTGAAAAAGATGCAATCTTTGGTATTGATGAAGCGCTAGAAACTGCTCTCCTTAAAAAAAGATGCAATCTTTGAAGATGTTTAACTTTCGCTTAATCCACCATTTCCATTATTCACATGGTTTGTTAGGAAGTAAACCGCTTTTCAGATAACTGCCGCAGTCAAGCCTTATTGGACAAACCCGACAACCAGATTGAAGCGTGCTTGCCTGACGGCATAGCGAAAGCTTACCGCACACAGAAAAAGGGCGATCGCGAAGCGTCCCGGAGGGAATCGCCTCCCTGAACTCAGAAACCGGGTTTTTTTTTGGTTCCACGGTAGGGGCGAATGGCCATTCGCCCCTACATATTCACAACAGAAACCCGGTTTCTTTGCTTCGAGGGACAGAAACCTGGTTTCTTTGCTTGGGACAAAAAAGCGCGATCGCACACAGAAAAAGCGCGATCGCTTTTTAATTACTGATTAATAAACTTCTCTTTCTCCCCAGAAACCGGGTTTCTTGCGTTAACCTTGGCGAAAAACCCCAAATAAAATAGAAACCCGGTTTCTTTTTGTTTCTTGAGTTAACCGCCCCCCCAAAAAATGGTGCGTTACGGCTGGAATAAACATTAATTGTTTATGTCAAATTTTGTCGCCAGCCTAACACACCCTACATTTTGCCGTGTGCGTTACGGCTGGAATAAACGTTAATTGTTTATGTCAAATTTTGTCGCCATGTTCTTTGGCGATCATTCTCCCCCTCATTTTCACGCTATTTATGGTGAGTATAATGCGTTAATCAGTATTGAGTCTCTAGAAGTTATTGAAGGAGATTTACCAGGACGTGCCGAAAAAATGGTGCTAGAATGGGCAAAATTGTACCAGAAAGAACTACTCCAGATTTGGAATAGCCAAGAATTTATTAAGCTGCCACCTTTAAAATGATTTAATTTTATGAAGCCGCCTCGGATTATTTCTGCTAAAGTTATTCAAGATTATAGTTTGCTGGTTAAGTTTAGTAATGGAGAAATCCGGCAATACGATGTCTCTAGGTTGTTAGACAATCATACATTTGCTCGGTTAAGAAATCCTACATTTTTTAAGAATTTTCAAGTTGAACCGGGGGGATATGCTCTAGTTTGGAATGAGGATATTGATATTAGTGAATACGAACTTTGGCACAATGGCATCTGTGTTGCAGATGAAGATTTTGCTGGTGATCTTGAGCCTATCCATTCTTAAAAAGGGCTAGATCCCACACAGAAGAAGCGCGATCGCGAAGCGTCCCGGAGGGAATCGCTTCCCCTGAACTCAGAAACCGGGTTTCTTTTTTGGTTCCACGGTAGGGGCGAATGGCCATTCGCCCCTACATATTCACAACAGAAACCCGGTTTCTTTGCTTGGAGGGACAGAAACCCGGTTATTTCGGGGACAAAAAAGCGATCGCTTTTCATCAGTCACTTTTCCTGAAAAATATCCGACAAATTTCGATAACCACTAATCACGCGCACAATTTCAATGCCGTCTTCAATTACCTGATAAAAAATAATATAACCCATTAATGGAATCCCTCGTAGATTCTGACTAAATTGAGAGTAAGAACGTCCCAAATAGGGAAACCGGGCTAACTGCTGACATTTTTTGTTAAAACCCTCAACAAAAAGCTCTCCAGCTTCGACATTTTTCTCCAGAAAGTAACTAGAAATTTCTTCTAAATCCCTACAGCAACCGTGATGAGAAAACGGTTCATGCCTGTACCTATGAAGCTAATTTAACTTTTTCTCTCAATCGAGCAATCACTGCTTCTCCATCCAAAGACTCTCCGCGTTTTGACTGCTCTAATCCTTCCTCTATTTTCTGGCGCGTTTGTGCCAGCCAAGCTAAGTATTCTGGATTTTCTGTTGACTCATTGAATGAAATTTCATCGGTGAGAAGTATTAATGCGGTATTTATAGCAGCTTCCAATGAAGGATACCGACCTTGTTGTACTAATCGTTCCAGGACTTGCGTTTGTTCTTGACTTAATGTAATTTGCATCACGGTTATCTCCTTTTTTTAAATTCCTATCAATTGTTTAAGCATATCTATATTGGTATTATAAGGGTTTTGAGTTTGATCGGGCTTTGGGGAGGAAAGTTGATTCTCGCGCCTCCCGTCTTCCCAAAAAAAGGATTCCCTCACCCGATCTGCGCGATCGGCCTTGACTACAGATTATTTTTCGTCGTCCCAATCTTCAGGGGTTAATGGGGCTTGTCTACCATGACGGACATGAAGTACATATACTTTCTCGTCCCGAATCACAAACAGACGGGCGATAACTCTGCTGTCTTTTGCCGTAGAGAAGTTGCCGAATTTCTTCAGGAAAAACATCATTTTCTATGGCTAAAGGACAACGCCGAGGTTTTTCCTGTAAGGTTGCCAGGGTATCCATCAAATCTCGTAACCATTGATCGGCATAATCTGGGTTTCGTTCCTTTAACCATTGGTAGGCTGTTTCAATTTCAATTTCTGCTTTGCGCGTCAGCTTAACTTGAAATGCCACGTTTTTCCTGCATTGCTTGTTGAAAGTCTGCTAAGGAACGAGTTCTACCCGCGTTCACATCCGCTAGTCCTTCTTTAATGCCCGCGATCGCTTCTAGGTATTCCATCATATCTATTAATTTTTGGTAAGACACGGCATCTTGGACAACCACTTCAGCTTTACCGTTGACAGTTAAGACGATCGGTTTCCCGGTTTCTTTCATCTGTTGGATAAATTCAGCAGATTTACGCTTGAAGCTCGAAAGGGACTGAATATCACGACTCAGGTTGATCATGGTGATATTAGCACTAAATTTACATTAAATTTAATGTTAGCACAAGTCAAGAGAAGGGAGGTGGGATTTTGGCGATCGCCTCCCTGAACTCAGAAACCGGGTTTCTTTCTCGCTTTCACGGTTAACTTTAATATTCACAACAGAAACCCGGTTTCTTTGCTTGGAGGGACAGAAACCCGGTTTCTTTGCTTGGGACAAAAAAGCGTGCTTGCCTGACGGCATAGCTCCGCTTACCGCACACCCCCCAGAAACCGGGTAATTAACGTTAACCTTTGCCAAAAACCCCAAATAAAATAGAAACCCGGTTTCTTTTTGTTCCTTGAGTTAACCTTTGCCCCCAGCAACCGGGTAATTAACGTTAACCTTTGCGAAAAACCCCAAATAAAATAGAAACCCGGTTTCTTAATAAAACTGTAGGGTGTGTTAGGCTGGCGAAAAAATTTGACATAAACAATTAACCTTTATTCCAGCCGTAACGCACCTTTTGCCAGCTTTTGCCAAACACCCAAAATAAAATAAAAACCCGGTTTGTTTTATTTTTTGGGTTAACTTTTGCACCCAAAAAATATGATGCGTTACGGCTGGAATAGCAGTTAATTGTTTACAAAAAAGTTTCCGCGAACACACCCTACATTTTGCTGTGGTGCGTTACGGCGGGAATAGAAGTTAATTGCTGACAAAAAAGTTTCCGCGAACACACCCTACATTTTGCTAAAATATATCTTATGTTTATCTTGCTTAAGGATTATGGGACGGGATAAGTATATTTATCTACATGGGTTTGCTTCTTCTCCCCACGGGGGAAAAGCGGAGTATTTCCGCCAAGGATTTGGCCAATTGTCAATTAACCTACAAACTCCTGATTTGAATCAAGGGGATTTTTTCAATCTTACCTTAACCAGACAATTAAATTTCATTAAAGCCGAATATTTTGATAAAATATCTATCTCAGACACAACAGAGAAAACTCTCACTAGCTTACCAGAAATTACCTTAATTGGTTCTAGTTTTGGCGGATTGACTTCAGCAATTTTGGCTCAAGGAAACTTTAAAGTAAAACGCTTAGTTTTACTAGCCCCCGCTTTCCAATTTCACCGACATTTATCTCGCTTGTTGGGAGAGGCAGCCATGCAGCAATGGCAAAGGGATGGATTTGGGCTATTTCCCCATTACGGGGAAAACCGGGATTTGCCCCTCAGCTATCAATTTTGGGTTGATTTACTCCAGTATCAAAATGAACAGTTTCCTAGAGAAATTCCTACTTTAATTTTTCATGGGATTCACGATGAGGTAATTCCCATTGAGTCGAGTCGAGCTTTTGCCAGCGATCGCCCTTGGGTAAAACTGCAAGAACTCGACAGCGATCATGGGTTGACTAATGTTTTGCCACAGATTTGGCAAGCAATTCAATACTTTTGTCAAATTTAATGATTTCCTAACAAAGTAATTGAGCTTTTCAGGATAACTGACAATGAAAAAAAGTGTATTTTTGTTAACTATAATATCAGCGATCGCCCTTAGTCTAATTCCGGCAATTCCGGCAGCTTCTCAAAGTCAGCAAGAATCAGAATTCATCCCCTTGGTTTCGCAATTTTCCGCTGAAGCGGATAATATAACAGAAACGATGCCGCAAACCGAATTCCCAGAGGCGATCGCCCAGGAATCGCCGGATGTTCCAGTTCCCGTCCCCGTCCCAGAACCGGGAACACCGCGACGACGTTCCACATTACATCGGCAAAGCGGTTCAGAGGATGTATTTCGACCCCAAAGAGTGCCTTTGCGTTCTCAAAGTATCCAAAGAGAACAACGAAAACCCCCGGCAGCATCCCCAGGGGTGAGTATTATGAACCCCTCTGGTTATGGGTCGTCTTGGGGCAGGGCAGGATTTGGGTTAGGAGTCCAAGAACGCACCCGGTTTACGGAAGACGCGGATGGGGTGATGGGATTTGGGATTGGATTTGGTAATCCCGTCAAAACCGTTGGAGTTAGTTTGGGCATTACGGCAACTGATTTATGGGGAGATGCGTTTCAGGATGGTACGGTCAGCGTGAAATTACATCGGCGCCTACCTTACGATCTGAGTGTCGCTGCGGGAGTCCAAGGGGCAATCCGTTGGGGGGAAACCGACGGAGGGCGATCGCTTTATGGGGTGGTGACGAAACGGTTTATTTTCGATCCCGATCCTTCGGAGTTGTTTAATCAGCTTCATGTATCTCTGGGAGTCGGTAGCGGTCAATTTCGCACCGAAGATCAGATTAATAATGATGAAGGAACCGTGGGGGTATTTGGTTCAATGGCCCTGCGGATTAATCAACCCATCAGCGCGATCGCGGAATGGACTGGTCAAGACATGACCGTGGGTCTTTCCATTGCCCCATTTAAAAATATTCCCGTAGTCATTTCTCCGGCCTTAACGGATATTACTGGAAGTGCTGGAGATGGCACGCGATTTATTTTAGGAATTGGTTATGGGTTTTCTTTGCCCACAAACTTCTAAATAGCCGATTTTCAAGTCCCGATTTTTAAGTCCCTATTTTCCAAGGTGAAATATCTACCAATGAATCAACGTTTTTTTCAAAAATTTCAGATATTATTCGCGATCGCCTGGGTTTTAATTGTGGCAAAACCTGGGATAACTCAATCTGGTAATCAGTCCGGTATTACTGGGCCGAACACAGACGCGATCGTCCCGGTTGCCCCACCCCCTTCAGATAATCAGCCGGTATTGCCTTCTTCTCTACCAGGTTCAGAAGATTCGAGCCAACCTGCACCCACAGAACAACCTCAACCGGGACAACCTCAACCGGGACAACCTGCACCCACAGAACAACCTCAACCGGGACAACCTCAACCGGGACAACCTGCACCCACAGAACAACCTCAACCGGGACAACCTGCACCCACAGAACAACCTCAACCGGGACAACCTCAACCGGGACAACCTCAACCGGGACAACCTCAACCGGGACAACCTCAACCGGGACAACCTCAACCAGGGCAACCGGGACAACCTCCCCTTGGCGATCGCAACATCCCCTTAGAACCTTTACAGGTTCATGGTTTTCAGTCGCCACCTTCTCCTCCTACATCAGGTCCCCCGACCCCGAATCAGATCGGTAATCGACCGGGAGAAAAACCCCCGCAAGAAAAACCTGGCCCGGAAATGCCTAGAGGAGAACAACAGGTCGATCGCCCTGCTTATGAAGCACAATTACAACAAGTTGATGTGGATGTAGCGGTTCAGTTAATTGAAGAATATCAAGCGGTAGAATTTAGCGATTATTTAGGACTGGAACTGTTTGGCAAAGCCCCGTCTTTTGATGAAATTTCTGCCACCTTATACGACCTGTGGCAAGTCACGGGACAAAAATCCGCATTTATTTATGTCTCAGCCAGCGAGAGTCAACTGGATTTATTTACTGTCGTCCCCAGTCCTGATGGCAGAATAGAAAATACCGCACAACTGTTAGCTTCAACTCGGCAAATTCCTGGAGTAATAGTCGCCCAGACTCAAGGCCCAGTTCAACATATACAATTGCCAGAGGTGAAGGGGCAAGAACTGCGCGAAACCATCCAACAATTTAGAAATGAAATTACCGATCCAAGATATCGGCGATCGCAGAAATATCTGGAAAATGCCCAAAAACTTTATCAAACCCTGATTGCCCCGATAGAACCCCAATTACAAGCAGAAGGCATTGATATTTTAGTCTTATCAATGGACTCTGGTTTACGCAGTCTGCCCATTGCCGCATTGCATGATGGCAAACAGTTTTTAATTGAAAAATATGGCGTTGCCCTAGTTCCCAGTTTTGGATTAACTGATGTCAGTTACGCTGACGTGAGAAATACCCCAATTCTAGCAATGGGTGCTTCAGAATTTACCGACCTAAACCCCTTACCTGCCGTTCCTATTGAACTAAACAATATTCTCAGAGAATCTTGGCAAGGGGAGTTATTTCTGAATCAAGAATTTACCGTAGATGAGTTTAAAACTGTGAATCAAACAGAACAATTTGGAATTATTCACTTAGCCACTCACGGAGAATTTAAAGCAGGAGACTTGAATGAATCTTATATCCAGTTTTATGACCGCAAAATGAATCTGGGTGAACTCAAGACAATCGCCAATGAACTCGGATGGAGTCAAGTCGAAAATACCCCCATTGAACTATTAGTTTTATCCGCTTGTAAGACCGCAGTAGGTTCCCCCGAAGCAGAATTAGGTTTTGCTGGTTTAGCGGTTCAAGCAGGAGTCAAATCAGCTTTAGCCAGCCTATGGTATGTGAGTGATGCGGGTACTTTGGGATTAATGAGTGATTTTTATCAAGAATTAAGTGAAAACCCCATTAAATCTCAAGCATTGCGTGCGGCGCAAATCGCCATGAT encodes:
- a CDS encoding type II toxin-antitoxin system Phd/YefM family antitoxin; the encoded protein is MINLSRDIQSLSSFKRKSAEFIQQMKETGKPIVLTVNGKAEVVVQDAVSYQKLIDMMEYLEAIAGIKEGLADVNAGRTRSLADFQQAMQEKRGISS
- a CDS encoding DUF4160 domain-containing protein — its product is MSNFVAMFFGDHSPPHFHAIYGEYNALISIESLEVIEGDLPGRAEKMVLEWAKLYQKELLQIWNSQEFIKLPPLK
- a CDS encoding pentapeptide repeat-containing protein; its protein translation is MPKKPEFFDWGDTCSDPYIFSYDDEDAKKSLIERIKRGQKWNLSQADLSGADLSGADLSKVDLSEANLSWADLSNANLSEANLSWADLSNANLSDANLSRVNLSRVSLYMTNMNKVNLCMNNLSEFNLSGFNLREANLSEANLSGTDLSKANLSEADLSKANLSEANLSNADLSEANLKEANLKEANLKEANLSGAKLSRAKLSRANLSGAKLSRAKLSRAKLSRAKQHLAYLSGDHLSWNDLSNADLSNADLNGANLNKADLSGANLKEAKLSGAYLREANLREANLSEANLSEANLSKANLSEANLSNADLSNANLSEANLSNADLSNADLSNANLSEANLSEANLSNANLSNADLSNADLSNADLSGANLKKAKLSEANLSNADLSGFNLSQANLSGANLCGANLKKANLSEANLSKANLSETDLSELSETDLSWVNLSGANLSKANLSKTDLRNANLSKTDLSETRLNWADLRKANLSEADLRGANLSKTDLREADLSNADLTEADLTKADLKGANLENATVTQARFGSNKGIDEALKTALLEKDAIFGIDEALETALLKKRCNL
- a CDS encoding CHAT domain-containing protein, coding for MNQRFFQKFQILFAIAWVLIVAKPGITQSGNQSGITGPNTDAIVPVAPPPSDNQPVLPSSLPGSEDSSQPAPTEQPQPGQPQPGQPAPTEQPQPGQPQPGQPAPTEQPQPGQPAPTEQPQPGQPQPGQPQPGQPQPGQPQPGQPQPGQPGQPPLGDRNIPLEPLQVHGFQSPPSPPTSGPPTPNQIGNRPGEKPPQEKPGPEMPRGEQQVDRPAYEAQLQQVDVDVAVQLIEEYQAVEFSDYLGLELFGKAPSFDEISATLYDLWQVTGQKSAFIYVSASESQLDLFTVVPSPDGRIENTAQLLASTRQIPGVIVAQTQGPVQHIQLPEVKGQELRETIQQFRNEITDPRYRRSQKYLENAQKLYQTLIAPIEPQLQAEGIDILVLSMDSGLRSLPIAALHDGKQFLIEKYGVALVPSFGLTDVSYADVRNTPILAMGASEFTDLNPLPAVPIELNNILRESWQGELFLNQEFTVDEFKTVNQTEQFGIIHLATHGEFKAGDLNESYIQFYDRKMNLGELKTIANELGWSQVENTPIELLVLSACKTAVGSPEAELGFAGLAVQAGVKSALASLWYVSDAGTLGLMSDFYQELSENPIKSQALRAAQIAMIKGKTRIENGQLRLSNGEMLPLSEELAELRNLNLSHPYFWSAFMMIGNWN
- a CDS encoding YqiA/YcfP family alpha/beta fold hydrolase, which codes for MGRDKYIYLHGFASSPHGGKAEYFRQGFGQLSINLQTPDLNQGDFFNLTLTRQLNFIKAEYFDKISISDTTEKTLTSLPEITLIGSSFGGLTSAILAQGNFKVKRLVLLAPAFQFHRHLSRLLGEAAMQQWQRDGFGLFPHYGENRDLPLSYQFWVDLLQYQNEQFPREIPTLIFHGIHDEVIPIESSRAFASDRPWVKLQELDSDHGLTNVLPQIWQAIQYFCQI
- a CDS encoding type II toxin-antitoxin system RelE/ParE family toxin, which encodes MAFQVKLTRKAEIEIETAYQWLKERNPDYADQWLRDLMDTLATLQEKPRRCPLAIENDVFPEEIRQLLYGKRQQSYRPSVCDSGRESICTSCPSW
- a CDS encoding DUF2442 domain-containing protein, producing the protein MKPPRIISAKVIQDYSLLVKFSNGEIRQYDVSRLLDNHTFARLRNPTFFKNFQVEPGGYALVWNEDIDISEYELWHNGICVADEDFAGDLEPIHS